A single Cyclopterus lumpus isolate fCycLum1 chromosome 1, fCycLum1.pri, whole genome shotgun sequence DNA region contains:
- the tmem154 gene encoding transmembrane protein 154 isoform X1 — protein sequence MFAPGTSSMRGPRMKTPLLLLLLATLTGTVIYNDGYDDADTETQTTEEDAIVAETDVNGDTELLSEPSDSDATAAPDDSLTVDIQNTDEEGRGSGGTAPGNETFDPTADGNVTDPREGSGDSESLSPTIILVPVVLVFIIIGMIVCGIFINRRWNQKVRNQELRKEDPYLDGSSTEKVPMPMFEEDVPSVLELEMEELDQWMKKDVEPAEDSIHA from the exons ATGTTTGCTCCTGGGACTAGTAGCATGAGAGGGCCCCGGATGAAGACCcctctgctcctgctgctgctggccacTCTGACTGGAACAG TGATATACAACGATGGATATGATGATGCAGACACAGAAACGCAAACAACCGAAGAGGACGCCATTGTTGCAGAGACAGACGTGAATGGTGATACAGAATTATTATCAG AACCATCTGATTCTGATGCCACTGCAGCCCCGGATGACTCCCTCACAGTGGACA TTCAGAATACCGATGAAGAAGGTCGTGGCTCAGGAGGGACCGCTCCCGGTAATG AGACCTTCGACCCGACAGCGGACGGCAATGTTACTGATCCTAGGGAGGGGTCGGGCGATTCGGAGAGTTTGAGTCCCACCATCATCCTGGTCCCTGTGGTGCTGGTGTTCATTATCATCGGCATGATAGTGTGCGGTATTTTCATCAACCGCAGGTGGAACCAAAAAGTGAGGAATCAAG AGCTGAGAAAAGAGGATCCATATTTGGATGGGTCCAGTACAGAGAAGGTGCCAAT GCCCATGTTTGAAGAAGACGTGCCCTCGGTGCTGGAGCTAGAAATGGAAGAGTTGGACCAATGGATGAAAAAGGATG TTGAACCTGCAGAGGACTCTATACACGCATGA
- the tmem154 gene encoding transmembrane protein 154 isoform X2: MIYNDGYDDADTETQTTEEDAIVAETDVNGDTELLSEPSDSDATAAPDDSLTVDIQNTDEEGRGSGGTAPGNETFDPTADGNVTDPREGSGDSESLSPTIILVPVVLVFIIIGMIVCGIFINRRWNQKVRNQELRKEDPYLDGSSTEKVPMPMFEEDVPSVLELEMEELDQWMKKDVEPAEDSIHA; the protein is encoded by the exons A TGATATACAACGATGGATATGATGATGCAGACACAGAAACGCAAACAACCGAAGAGGACGCCATTGTTGCAGAGACAGACGTGAATGGTGATACAGAATTATTATCAG AACCATCTGATTCTGATGCCACTGCAGCCCCGGATGACTCCCTCACAGTGGACA TTCAGAATACCGATGAAGAAGGTCGTGGCTCAGGAGGGACCGCTCCCGGTAATG AGACCTTCGACCCGACAGCGGACGGCAATGTTACTGATCCTAGGGAGGGGTCGGGCGATTCGGAGAGTTTGAGTCCCACCATCATCCTGGTCCCTGTGGTGCTGGTGTTCATTATCATCGGCATGATAGTGTGCGGTATTTTCATCAACCGCAGGTGGAACCAAAAAGTGAGGAATCAAG AGCTGAGAAAAGAGGATCCATATTTGGATGGGTCCAGTACAGAGAAGGTGCCAAT GCCCATGTTTGAAGAAGACGTGCCCTCGGTGCTGGAGCTAGAAATGGAAGAGTTGGACCAATGGATGAAAAAGGATG TTGAACCTGCAGAGGACTCTATACACGCATGA
- the tma16 gene encoding translation machinery-associated protein 16, whose product MPRPQKGNGKAPDKVVHPYSRKAAYLNREEIRLKKKERQRSDKATRLSGVGEKLLWFQEQLDPEKTTYTRKDACDLVERYLQRFDLELEQIELVNGIKGRQGRLHGAREAVIKQTIERERAQYEGVGFEIPDIINAKNLKTFSEWTGDRKKLPNLKLRKVSNKGLETKNEEEDKEDVAEDDNEDEDEDDEDDDAQVDEMVLMSD is encoded by the exons ATG CCGAGGCCTCAGAAAGGAAACGGAAAAGCTCCGGACAAGGTTGTTCACCCGTACAGCAGGAAAGCTGCTTACCTGAACCGAGAAGAAATCCgacttaaaaagaaagaaag GCAGAGGAGTGACAAAGCAACACGTCTGAGCGGCGTTG GTGAGAAGCTGTTGTGGTTTCAGGAACAGTTGGATCCAGAAAAGACAACTTACACCAGAAAAGATGCCTGTGACCTGGTTGAAAG aTACCTCCAAAGGTTTGATTTGGAACTAGAGCAGATTGAGCTGGTGAACGGGATCAAAGGTAGGCAGGGTCGTCTCCATGGCGCCAGAGAGGCTGTCATTAAACAGACCatcgagcgagagagagcgcaGTATGAGGGCGTCGGGTTTG AGATTCCAGACATCATTAATGCAAAGAATCTGAAAACATTCAG CGAGTGGACTGGTGATCGGAAGAAACTTCCGAATTTGAAACTTCGAAAGGTTTCTAACAAAGGTTTGGAaacaaaaaatgaagaagaGGATAAAGAAGATGTCGCAGAAGATGATAATGAGgacgaggatgaagatgatgaagacgatgacGCGCAGGTGGATGAGATGGTGCTGATGTCGGACTGA